One Brevibacillus choshinensis genomic window carries:
- a CDS encoding MFS transporter, which yields MNCTILYLLTIGVFLTATSELIVGGILPIIADDLQLSVALAGQLITAFSLAYAIGTPIVVTLTSRMERKKLLIGSLLAFIFGCLFALWCSQFLVLIGSRILTGVSAGVFLVVSFSTVSRLVAPDKIGSAIGTLILGFSTAIVLGIPLGITLSGWMNWKLTFLLLAIAGFFLLLGLFRFLPRMEGSPPVSFKRQLQLLTHPILLLTFLFTYFRESGISILNSYVTPYLVEILHFGVSQTSVIMFIFGLFGIAGSRIGGHATDKWGSKRIIVFSMLVLVLALTLLPLVTVTPVVAIALLALMMGGLFFLSPAVQTSLIQLSPPSAELLLSVNTSFIQLGLASGAAIGGVLIHSTSTVAYNPWGSALSLVIGASLGLVSFALNKQQQPILLQKQKSVQP from the coding sequence ATGAACTGCACGATCTTGTATTTACTCACAATCGGTGTATTTTTGACCGCTACTTCCGAGCTTATCGTCGGGGGCATCCTGCCAATCATTGCAGACGATTTGCAGCTTTCAGTGGCGCTGGCGGGTCAGCTTATCACGGCTTTTTCACTTGCTTACGCGATTGGCACGCCCATTGTCGTCACCCTGACCTCGCGGATGGAACGAAAGAAGCTCCTTATTGGCTCCCTGCTCGCATTCATTTTCGGCTGCTTGTTTGCACTGTGGTGCTCTCAGTTTCTCGTGCTGATCGGTTCCCGTATCTTGACAGGAGTGAGCGCCGGGGTGTTTCTCGTCGTTTCTTTCAGTACCGTTTCACGGCTCGTCGCTCCAGATAAAATCGGCAGTGCCATCGGGACACTGATCCTCGGATTCAGCACAGCCATCGTGCTTGGAATCCCACTTGGCATCACACTTTCCGGCTGGATGAACTGGAAGCTCACCTTTCTCTTGCTCGCGATAGCCGGCTTCTTCCTACTGCTAGGACTGTTTCGGTTCCTACCTCGCATGGAGGGAAGCCCCCCTGTCTCGTTCAAGCGGCAGCTGCAGCTTCTGACACATCCCATTCTGCTGCTGACCTTCCTGTTCACCTATTTTCGGGAGTCGGGCATTTCCATCCTGAATTCGTATGTGACGCCTTATCTGGTCGAAATATTGCATTTCGGCGTATCCCAAACCAGCGTGATCATGTTTATTTTCGGTCTATTCGGCATCGCAGGTTCACGAATCGGCGGGCATGCCACTGACAAGTGGGGCAGCAAGCGCATCATCGTTTTCTCCATGCTCGTTCTTGTTCTTGCTCTCACCCTGCTCCCGCTCGTCACTGTCACACCTGTCGTCGCTATCGCGTTGCTCGCTCTCATGATGGGAGGTCTCTTCTTCCTATCTCCAGCCGTGCAGACCTCTCTCATACAGCTATCGCCTCCATCGGCAGAACTGCTGCTCAGCGTGAACACCTCCTTTATCCAGCTCGGACTGGCGAGCGGCGCTGCGATTGGAGGCGTGCTCATCCATTCCACTTCTACCGTTGCCTATAATCCGTGGGGATCTGCGCTGTCGCTCGTCATTGGTGCAAGCCTTGGCCTCGTCTCTTTTGCCCTGAACAAGCAACAGCAGCCCAT
- a CDS encoding winged helix-turn-helix transcriptional regulator — MAQSLSVKGTGGEDESGNSGICDVLRILGAKWAFLVLDELMEGPQRFNELKRRVSIIKTQSLTDTLRHLEQNGLVHREVFPTVPVTVQYSLTEKGSDFQAALREMEKWAQKWGSKE; from the coding sequence GTGGCGCAAAGTCTGTCAGTGAAAGGCACAGGCGGGGAGGATGAATCTGGAAATTCGGGGATTTGTGATGTTCTGCGGATTCTCGGGGCAAAATGGGCCTTTCTCGTACTTGACGAACTGATGGAAGGACCGCAACGATTTAATGAATTGAAGCGACGAGTCTCCATCATCAAGACCCAATCGCTTACCGATACCCTTCGCCACCTGGAGCAAAATGGTCTCGTTCACAGAGAAGTCTTTCCGACCGTTCCGGTTACGGTGCAGTATTCGTTGACCGAGAAGGGAAGCGACTTTCAGGCAGCGTTGAGAGAGATGGAGAAGTGGGCACAAAAATGGGGAAGCAAGGAGTAA
- a CDS encoding MDR family MFS transporter, giving the protein MEEQMKNRGLLITGLLVAMLFAALDGTIVGTAMPRIVGELGGLGVMTWLTTAYMLTSTTVVPIAGKLADMIGRKSVYVTGLIIFMIGSMLCGMAQTMNQLIFFRALQGIGGGIMMPMAMIIIGDVFTGEQRAKWQGVFGAIFGLSSIVGPQVGGWIVDSLNWRWVFYINLPVGILATVLISVALRSYKATGPVKIDIWGMFTMVAGVVSLLLGLTFGGKDYPWGSWQILSLFAAAIIFLTSFILIESKVSEPILPLRLFKNKTFSLLSGIGFLMSVGMFGAIMFVPLFMQGVIGISASESGTVMIPMMLSMMLTSIFGGRLVHKLGLRTQMLIGMLAMSVGFWLLSGMGMDTTKLSAMTYMVVLGLGMGLVMPLITIALQESFPKSELGVVTSSSQFFRQIGGTFGMTILGAVMNVQSSGLLGTKLVPFLEKLPEQSHEMVDQMEGMIATNPQGLYSMLYSPETLAQIPAAIRDTLLPILKTSMVESLHHVFMYGMVFVLIGAVCTFFLGKISISKPAKKQETQEIEA; this is encoded by the coding sequence TTGGAAGAACAAATGAAAAACCGAGGGTTATTGATTACTGGCTTACTCGTGGCCATGCTCTTTGCCGCTTTAGATGGAACGATTGTCGGGACTGCAATGCCCCGCATCGTCGGTGAACTCGGCGGACTCGGAGTCATGACTTGGCTCACCACCGCCTATATGCTGACCTCGACTACCGTTGTGCCGATCGCCGGTAAGCTCGCTGATATGATCGGACGAAAATCAGTCTATGTGACAGGGCTGATCATTTTCATGATAGGGTCCATGCTTTGCGGTATGGCCCAAACGATGAACCAATTGATTTTCTTCCGCGCCCTGCAAGGGATTGGCGGGGGGATCATGATGCCAATGGCGATGATTATCATCGGGGATGTGTTTACCGGAGAGCAGCGTGCCAAATGGCAAGGCGTGTTTGGCGCCATTTTTGGACTCTCCTCGATTGTGGGTCCTCAGGTCGGCGGCTGGATCGTCGACTCCCTCAACTGGCGTTGGGTATTCTACATCAATCTGCCGGTAGGGATCCTCGCTACGGTTTTGATTTCCGTTGCCTTGAGAAGCTACAAAGCGACTGGCCCAGTCAAAATCGATATCTGGGGCATGTTCACCATGGTCGCCGGGGTCGTTAGTCTCCTGCTCGGTCTCACGTTCGGAGGAAAGGATTATCCGTGGGGATCCTGGCAGATTCTTTCGCTGTTTGCAGCCGCGATCATCTTCTTGACCAGCTTCATCCTGATTGAATCCAAAGTCAGTGAACCGATCCTGCCCTTGCGCCTGTTTAAAAACAAGACGTTCTCTCTGCTGTCAGGGATCGGCTTCCTGATGTCAGTCGGAATGTTCGGTGCGATCATGTTTGTTCCCCTGTTCATGCAAGGGGTAATCGGCATTAGCGCATCGGAGTCCGGTACCGTGATGATCCCCATGATGCTGTCCATGATGCTGACCAGCATTTTTGGCGGACGATTGGTGCACAAGCTCGGGCTGCGTACACAAATGCTGATCGGGATGCTCGCCATGAGCGTCGGATTCTGGCTGCTTTCAGGCATGGGAATGGATACGACGAAGCTTAGCGCGATGACCTACATGGTTGTCCTCGGTCTCGGAATGGGGCTTGTGATGCCATTGATCACCATTGCCCTGCAGGAATCCTTTCCGAAATCCGAGCTCGGTGTCGTCACCTCCTCCAGCCAATTTTTCCGTCAGATCGGCGGGACTTTCGGGATGACGATCCTTGGAGCCGTCATGAATGTGCAATCCAGCGGCCTGCTCGGCACAAAGCTCGTACCGTTTCTGGAGAAGCTTCCCGAACAATCGCATGAGATGGTAGATCAGATGGAAGGCATGATCGCTACGAATCCCCAAGGGCTATATTCGATGCTGTACAGTCCGGAGACACTCGCACAGATTCCAGCAGCGATTCGCGATACGCTCTTGCCGATCCTGAAGACTTCCATGGTAGAGTCCTTGCACCATGTGTTCATGTACGGCATGGTCTTCGTACTGATCGGGGCGGTGTGCACGTTTTTCCTCGGAAAAATCTCCATCAGCAAGCCTGCTAAAAAACAAGAAACACAGGAAATTGAAGCCTAA
- a CDS encoding MarR family winged helix-turn-helix transcriptional regulator yields the protein MQLDTTQAVERLQEAVRSTMRVLGPQLSEPVLGLTGPQFYILHQLDLKGKCTVGELADSMAVKPSAITAMIDRLDKHEFVLRDRDDTDRRVVHIRLTEFGRDTLKQVKKHRQGILQHYLSHLTYEELESMIHVFEKLARVAPPPKKE from the coding sequence ATGCAACTCGATACCACCCAAGCCGTGGAGCGCCTGCAGGAGGCGGTTCGGTCTACCATGCGAGTCCTGGGCCCACAATTGTCCGAGCCCGTCTTAGGATTGACAGGGCCCCAGTTTTACATTCTTCACCAGCTTGATCTGAAAGGAAAATGTACGGTCGGAGAATTGGCAGATTCCATGGCAGTCAAACCGAGTGCCATTACGGCGATGATCGACCGATTGGATAAGCACGAATTTGTCCTTCGTGACAGAGATGACACAGATCGCCGGGTCGTTCACATTCGACTCACTGAGTTCGGTCGCGACACCTTGAAGCAGGTGAAAAAACACAGGCAGGGAATTTTACAGCATTACTTGTCTCATCTGACTTATGAAGAGCTCGAAAGCATGATCCATGTCTTTGAAAAGCTCGCACGGGTGGCTCCTCCACCGAAAAAAGAATAG
- a CDS encoding S8 family serine peptidase, whose translation MRKQIGSIGLALVLLPATAVNIHPVKAGYEAGSSAFYNQVMQDVRESKWQSFSGSLAAAIRNEARSSADEWSRASHSFFGEKVQSTSMSTLDMIEAPKAWEEAGVKGEGMLVSVVDTGVNPKHPDMPAPRDKRLAQQKSGSTQKVIPGFNWADRNPITVDVGESQHGVHVSGIIAANGKLKGVAPEAQIMSQKVFSNYQGEVPGLSESILFAINDSITKKADVINLSLGSSAGYVDETNTEQYAVKKAVDNGVIVVAAAGNDAYFGSDKVREKNPDVAMIGSPGLTPDALSVASVNATTLAGYSFGVQGVSGLERVVYLHGHVDSGPVITPVSALLKPYQLVYMGKGKKEDYNVSVKGKVVLLERGDISFDEKLRLAKEAGAVGAVIYNNESGPLLISAEHLKQVPAVSVLKHMGEQLAQALKKGKKVTITFDGQYGQNPMPYPDGGTMSAFSSWGPTPDLQFKPEISAPGGGILSTVRESEYAVKSGTSMATPHVAGGMALLKEAYQKQGRVLQGRALVETLKAAAMNTAEPIIDPQQAVSVLAEKAKKKMPYSPRVQGAGLMQIAKAIKTPVIVTDRKGKAGVSLGEVGAKTEFSLFVDNKFGKKPITYTLQDEFGVLTDLRRNGLNLLTETSLEGAQLQFSKQQVTVAPGTKAEVKVTLTIPKDTARNLFAEGFIALLPDDNELPKLRVPYYGFYGDWDEPRVMDEPMWNAGSQEKRTGIKTTWYHDKQNDKWKYRDYLGVTGVGEDGGVQIDPTKIAFSPNGDGHYDTAAPSITFLRNARQVVVDVTDPSGKLIRSLTRVDRISKFDQSKLGTPYYYTEREEWSWDGKTYSPQKGTYEKVPDGAYQFVIKAKIDGRNANWQTLTLPIRVDTKAPVISASLSGNRVQWSSRDKDVQGYILYVNGKKAGGPYSSNVTSTLINQPEKRMSVVAYDFAGNISVADINGKSDTVPPFVEFPDDLFTYVKVSRQPDVAIRGKVTGEDMLDRVRLSINKNPVKVEADGAFETIMRLPEGLNYIHYSVQDMYGNTRQFTQRVIVDTTPPILQFQNDGTEDVLFDSAAKKVMVPIRFMYQDQTYKGQVSVNGQIVSSFEEDQLEKPVQRNATQTLSLGQGENRILLEGKDGAGNQNSLVVYGYVDANAGSVVLHHGEQRYTYQARTIPAPTVTLGQKQVEAKAGESIPISGKMTGTGALSMTVTYGESKFQADINDRGEFRFVLDQVLDGKHKLSIQATDALGREARAEMTVNGKKR comes from the coding sequence ATGAGAAAACAAATAGGCAGCATTGGGTTGGCGTTGGTTTTGCTTCCCGCGACGGCAGTGAACATTCATCCAGTGAAAGCAGGTTACGAGGCCGGTTCCTCTGCTTTTTACAATCAGGTCATGCAGGACGTACGAGAATCAAAGTGGCAATCCTTTTCAGGGAGCTTGGCTGCAGCTATTCGGAATGAAGCGCGGTCTTCTGCGGATGAATGGTCGCGAGCGAGCCATTCCTTTTTTGGTGAGAAGGTACAATCCACTTCGATGTCGACTTTGGACATGATAGAGGCGCCAAAGGCATGGGAGGAGGCAGGTGTAAAAGGCGAGGGGATGCTAGTTTCCGTCGTGGACACCGGTGTAAATCCGAAACACCCCGATATGCCGGCGCCTCGGGATAAACGACTCGCCCAACAAAAATCAGGCTCAACGCAAAAGGTGATCCCCGGCTTTAACTGGGCGGACCGCAATCCCATTACCGTCGATGTAGGAGAATCGCAGCACGGTGTACATGTCTCCGGCATCATTGCAGCCAATGGGAAGCTGAAAGGCGTAGCGCCGGAAGCACAGATCATGAGTCAAAAGGTCTTCTCCAATTATCAGGGGGAGGTGCCCGGCCTCAGTGAGTCGATTTTATTCGCCATCAACGATTCTATCACCAAAAAGGCCGACGTGATTAACCTGAGCCTAGGTTCCTCCGCAGGCTATGTGGACGAGACGAATACGGAGCAATACGCTGTAAAGAAAGCCGTAGACAACGGAGTCATCGTGGTTGCAGCGGCCGGGAATGATGCTTACTTTGGAAGCGACAAGGTGCGTGAGAAAAATCCGGATGTAGCGATGATCGGTTCGCCCGGATTGACACCGGATGCGTTATCTGTGGCTTCTGTCAATGCCACCACTCTGGCGGGCTACAGCTTTGGCGTTCAAGGGGTATCCGGTTTGGAGCGCGTGGTTTATTTGCATGGACATGTGGATTCCGGTCCGGTGATCACGCCTGTCTCTGCACTGCTAAAGCCCTATCAGCTAGTCTATATGGGGAAAGGCAAGAAAGAGGACTACAATGTGTCGGTAAAGGGCAAGGTCGTGCTGCTGGAACGGGGCGATATCTCGTTTGACGAGAAACTGCGGCTGGCCAAGGAAGCGGGGGCAGTCGGTGCCGTCATCTACAATAACGAATCCGGCCCTCTCTTAATCAGTGCGGAGCATTTGAAGCAGGTCCCGGCGGTGTCCGTTTTGAAGCATATGGGGGAGCAGCTGGCTCAGGCGCTGAAAAAGGGAAAGAAAGTCACGATCACGTTTGATGGACAGTACGGGCAGAATCCGATGCCGTACCCGGACGGCGGGACGATGTCCGCTTTTTCCTCGTGGGGTCCCACGCCTGATTTGCAATTCAAGCCGGAGATTTCGGCCCCAGGCGGAGGCATTTTATCGACCGTGCGTGAATCAGAGTATGCGGTAAAGAGCGGAACCTCGATGGCCACTCCTCACGTTGCAGGAGGCATGGCTTTATTGAAAGAGGCCTATCAAAAACAAGGGAGGGTGCTTCAGGGGAGGGCGCTGGTAGAGACATTGAAGGCGGCGGCTATGAACACGGCTGAGCCCATCATTGACCCGCAGCAGGCTGTCTCTGTGCTCGCGGAAAAGGCAAAGAAAAAGATGCCGTACAGCCCCCGTGTGCAAGGGGCAGGGCTGATGCAGATCGCCAAAGCGATCAAGACTCCCGTCATCGTGACTGATCGCAAAGGAAAAGCAGGAGTGTCGTTGGGAGAAGTGGGAGCGAAAACCGAGTTCTCCTTGTTTGTGGACAACAAGTTCGGGAAAAAGCCGATTACCTATACGCTCCAGGACGAGTTTGGCGTGCTGACGGACTTGCGCAGGAACGGCCTGAATCTGCTGACAGAGACTTCGCTTGAGGGGGCGCAGCTGCAGTTTTCCAAGCAACAGGTCACGGTAGCACCAGGGACGAAGGCAGAGGTCAAAGTGACGCTGACCATACCAAAGGACACGGCTCGCAATCTATTTGCTGAAGGCTTCATCGCTCTATTGCCTGACGACAATGAGCTTCCCAAGCTGCGTGTTCCTTACTACGGCTTTTACGGCGATTGGGATGAACCGCGCGTGATGGATGAACCGATGTGGAATGCAGGCAGTCAGGAAAAGCGGACGGGCATCAAGACGACCTGGTACCATGACAAGCAAAACGACAAGTGGAAATACCGCGATTATCTCGGTGTTACGGGGGTTGGGGAGGACGGCGGCGTTCAGATTGATCCGACCAAAATCGCTTTTTCACCGAATGGAGACGGTCATTACGATACGGCTGCACCGTCGATTACGTTCTTGCGCAATGCTCGCCAGGTCGTGGTGGACGTCACCGATCCTTCAGGCAAGCTGATCCGCTCTTTGACTCGGGTGGACAGAATCAGCAAATTCGATCAGTCCAAGCTGGGAACACCTTATTACTACACGGAGCGAGAGGAATGGAGCTGGGACGGTAAAACCTATTCCCCACAGAAAGGAACCTATGAAAAAGTTCCGGACGGCGCTTATCAATTTGTGATCAAAGCAAAAATCGATGGGCGAAACGCCAACTGGCAGACCCTCACTCTGCCGATTCGCGTGGATACCAAGGCTCCGGTCATTTCAGCTTCCTTGTCAGGCAATCGTGTGCAATGGAGCAGCAGGGACAAGGACGTCCAGGGCTACATCCTGTATGTGAATGGCAAAAAAGCCGGTGGGCCATATTCCAGCAATGTGACCAGCACGCTCATCAACCAGCCAGAGAAACGAATGAGTGTCGTCGCTTACGATTTTGCAGGGAACATCAGCGTGGCGGACATTAATGGCAAAAGCGATACCGTGCCGCCGTTCGTGGAATTCCCTGACGACCTGTTCACGTACGTGAAAGTATCCAGGCAGCCCGATGTCGCCATACGCGGGAAGGTTACGGGTGAAGACATGCTGGATCGGGTGCGTCTGTCCATCAACAAGAATCCTGTAAAGGTGGAAGCGGATGGAGCCTTTGAGACGATCATGCGCCTTCCGGAAGGGCTCAATTACATCCACTACAGCGTGCAGGACATGTACGGGAATACGCGTCAGTTTACGCAACGGGTGATTGTGGATACCACCCCTCCCATTCTTCAATTCCAAAATGACGGGACGGAAGACGTCTTGTTTGATTCAGCGGCGAAGAAGGTCATGGTTCCGATCCGCTTCATGTACCAGGATCAGACGTATAAGGGCCAGGTGAGTGTCAATGGACAGATCGTCTCCAGCTTTGAAGAGGACCAATTGGAGAAGCCAGTCCAGAGGAATGCGACGCAGACGCTCTCTCTGGGGCAAGGGGAGAATCGAATCTTGCTGGAGGGCAAGGATGGCGCGGGAAATCAAAATTCTCTCGTGGTGTACGGCTACGTAGACGCCAATGCAGGCTCTGTTGTCCTGCATCACGGGGAACAACGCTACACCTATCAGGCAAGAACGATACCGGCGCCTACAGTGACACTCGGACAAAAGCAGGTAGAGGCGAAGGCTGGCGAGTCCATCCCCATCAGCGGGAAAATGACGGGAACCGGTGCTCTTTCCATGACGGTTACCTACGGAGAAAGCAAATTTCAAGCCGACATCAACGATCGCGGAGAATTTCGGTTTGTGCTCGATCAGGTATTGGATGGCAAACATAAACTGAGTATCCAGGCCACAGATGCTTTAGGGAGAGAAGCAAGAGCGGAAATGACGGTAAACGGGAAAAAACGGTAA
- a CDS encoding chemotaxis protein CheX — MKDHDFLDPFLESASSVIQQVCNVGISRGEMAEKDWVYTENHTWIRIGMTGQLQGTVFFGLQEELALRIVSAMMGGFPIQEMDEMGKSAISELGNMISGNASTILSSRGVTVDITPPLFLLQQEMQKITGTALSAPLDLHDMGRMEIQMVVVE, encoded by the coding sequence ATGAAAGACCATGATTTCTTGGATCCATTTCTTGAATCAGCTTCGTCCGTGATTCAGCAAGTCTGCAATGTCGGCATATCTCGTGGAGAAATGGCTGAAAAGGACTGGGTTTATACGGAAAACCACACTTGGATTCGAATTGGTATGACAGGCCAATTGCAGGGAACCGTATTTTTTGGGCTCCAGGAAGAGTTGGCTTTGCGCATCGTTTCCGCCATGATGGGAGGTTTCCCCATTCAGGAAATGGATGAGATGGGGAAGAGTGCGATATCTGAACTAGGCAACATGATTTCCGGGAATGCTAGCACGATCCTATCCAGTCGGGGAGTGACTGTTGATATTACTCCGCCGCTCTTTTTATTGCAGCAAGAGATGCAAAAAATAACGGGAACCGCACTTTCGGCTCCGCTCGATCTGCACGATATGGGGCGGATGGAAATTCAAATGGTGGTAGTAGAATAG
- a CDS encoding ABC transporter permease subunit, translated as MSYVKQLLGMFFLVIAVCGGPFMLYTVKEEIVFAPENVVVRTVYLLQQIGGGSLGTYYLGENERSIAEDIVPFAVSTFELLFSSVLIAVVASLVFGLFLQRFGVVRHFQKVLNLVATIPDFILIFVAILAAIGFYKLTNIRIITLSPTSDADNNWFPMTLLAIGPTIFLMKVISLKYTQIGGEDYIKTALAKGMGIWHVLIHHVYKNIKPFLLADLKKTIAITVANLFIVEYLLNVVGLTRFIFSKSGGYQFNAAVMGLLGIILLSILVYLLIRFILYMFERAVVYK; from the coding sequence TTGTCATATGTGAAACAACTGCTGGGGATGTTTTTCCTGGTCATCGCCGTCTGTGGCGGGCCGTTCATGCTGTATACCGTGAAAGAAGAAATCGTGTTCGCCCCGGAGAATGTCGTGGTGCGGACCGTATACCTGCTTCAGCAGATTGGCGGGGGCTCTCTCGGAACCTACTATTTGGGAGAAAATGAGAGAAGCATTGCCGAAGATATTGTTCCTTTTGCTGTGAGTACGTTCGAGCTCCTCTTTTCCAGTGTGCTCATCGCGGTGGTCGCGAGTCTCGTGTTTGGTCTGTTCCTGCAGCGGTTCGGGGTGGTTCGCCATTTCCAAAAGGTATTGAATCTGGTCGCGACGATTCCTGATTTTATTCTGATTTTTGTGGCGATTCTAGCGGCGATCGGATTTTACAAGCTGACCAACATCCGGATTATCACTCTTTCCCCGACGAGCGACGCGGATAACAACTGGTTTCCGATGACGCTCTTGGCGATTGGCCCCACAATCTTTCTCATGAAGGTCATCAGTCTGAAATACACGCAGATCGGCGGAGAGGATTACATCAAGACAGCGCTGGCCAAAGGCATGGGGATCTGGCATGTCCTGATCCATCACGTGTACAAAAACATCAAGCCGTTTTTGCTCGCTGACCTGAAAAAGACGATTGCCATTACGGTGGCCAACTTGTTCATTGTAGAGTATTTGCTCAACGTAGTCGGGCTGACCCGATTTATTTTCAGTAAAAGCGGGGGCTATCAGTTCAACGCGGCGGTCATGGGGCTCTTGGGGATCATTTTGCTGTCCATTCTCGTCTATCTCCTGATTCGTTTCATTTTGTACATGTTCGAACGTGCGGTCGTTTATAAATAG
- a CDS encoding ABC transporter permease, with translation MQKRMNWSLWIGSILVIILVITGVVGPSIAPYELDFQEKLRNEVVNGKTVITSPPLPPSDEHIFGTDKWGYDMLTLLLHGAPYTVFVTLAVALVRLLIGTVIGLYIGVQDKPQRWWVAIENAWSYMPIFIPVYFLLKGVSINPLMPTSTLVALFIGVVAVLGAPSVASSIRQKTEQIKETQYVLAATSLGAGREQIIFRHILPHLKEQLIIILVTEMVAIMTLMGLLGMFDLFVGGTKMTMDPVLYHSITHEWAGLLGSYRGFVYSNYTWIFLTPLVAFVWAIGSFTLLAKGLREKFEQTYHRTPFI, from the coding sequence ATGCAGAAACGAATGAATTGGTCATTATGGATTGGCTCGATCCTGGTAATAATCCTGGTCATCACCGGAGTAGTGGGCCCATCCATCGCTCCCTACGAGCTGGATTTTCAAGAAAAGCTGCGCAATGAGGTAGTAAACGGCAAGACGGTCATTACTTCCCCTCCGCTGCCCCCCTCGGATGAACACATTTTTGGGACGGACAAGTGGGGGTACGATATGCTGACCCTCTTGCTGCACGGCGCACCCTATACGGTTTTCGTGACGCTGGCAGTGGCCCTCGTCCGTTTGCTCATCGGTACCGTCATCGGCTTGTATATCGGTGTGCAGGACAAGCCGCAGCGCTGGTGGGTGGCGATTGAAAATGCATGGAGCTACATGCCCATTTTCATTCCTGTCTACTTCCTCCTCAAAGGTGTGAGCATCAATCCGCTCATGCCCACCTCGACGCTTGTCGCACTGTTTATCGGTGTGGTCGCTGTGTTGGGAGCTCCGAGTGTCGCTTCGTCTATACGGCAAAAGACGGAGCAGATCAAGGAGACCCAGTATGTACTGGCTGCGACCTCCTTGGGAGCGGGGCGTGAGCAGATCATCTTCCGCCACATTTTGCCTCATCTAAAAGAACAGCTGATCATCATCTTGGTGACAGAAATGGTCGCGATCATGACCTTGATGGGGCTTTTAGGGATGTTCGACCTGTTTGTGGGCGGCACGAAAATGACCATGGACCCTGTGCTGTACCATTCCATCACTCACGAATGGGCAGGTTTGCTTGGTTCGTATCGCGGGTTTGTTTACAGCAACTATACATGGATCTTCCTGACGCCATTGGTAGCGTTTGTCTGGGCGATCGGTTCCTTCACCTTACTTGCGAAAGGACTCCGGGAAAAATTCGAGCAGACCTACCATCGCACGCCTTTCATTTAA
- a CDS encoding helix-turn-helix domain-containing protein, with product MKGSDQTKPLLTNREREVFELLVQDKTTKEIAGQLFISEKTVRNHISNVMQKLGVKGRSQAVVELVRLGELEI from the coding sequence TTGAAGGGTAGCGACCAAACCAAGCCGTTGTTAACGAATCGCGAAAGAGAAGTGTTTGAACTCTTGGTCCAAGATAAGACAACCAAAGAGATTGCCGGACAACTCTTCATCAGCGAAAAGACTGTACGCAATCACATTAGCAATGTCATGCAAAAATTAGGTGTCAAAGGTCGATCTCAGGCAGTAGTCGAACTCGTTCGACTTGGTGAACTAGAGATTTGA
- a CDS encoding MBL fold metallo-hydrolase, with protein sequence MERSYIPVTSVSSGVGQNVTPDLYCYCIQVVNVCFIGHVDGTDGWVLVDAGMPKSTNEILAAAEARFGANRPPSAILLTHGHFDHVGALLDLAAHWDVPVYAHELEFPYLTGQSNYPEPDPTVEGGMVAKLSPLFPNEAIDVGQHLQKLPSDGSIPGLPEWRWIHTPGHSPGHVSFFRESDRSLVAGDAFINVRQDSLFKVVTQTQELSGPPRYLTTDWEAARESVRKLAEVKPAVAITGHGLPLSGEMLSPGLDKLVRDFDRVAVPDYGRYVKVPDV encoded by the coding sequence ATGGAGCGTTCATATATTCCGGTCACTTCGGTCTCGAGCGGTGTGGGACAAAATGTGACCCCGGATCTGTACTGTTATTGCATCCAAGTCGTCAACGTCTGCTTCATCGGTCATGTAGATGGAACAGATGGATGGGTCCTGGTTGATGCAGGCATGCCAAAATCCACGAACGAAATTCTCGCGGCGGCCGAAGCAAGATTTGGAGCCAACCGTCCACCTTCCGCCATTCTTCTCACCCATGGCCACTTCGATCACGTGGGCGCATTGCTTGATTTGGCAGCGCATTGGGATGTACCTGTTTATGCGCACGAGCTGGAGTTCCCTTACCTGACGGGACAATCCAACTACCCAGAGCCAGACCCTACGGTGGAAGGAGGAATGGTAGCCAAGCTGTCCCCCCTCTTTCCAAACGAAGCCATCGACGTCGGGCAGCATTTGCAAAAGCTTCCTTCAGACGGCAGCATTCCGGGATTGCCAGAATGGCGCTGGATTCACACTCCTGGCCACTCCCCGGGTCATGTATCCTTTTTCCGCGAGTCTGACCGCTCACTGGTTGCCGGAGATGCTTTCATTAACGTCAGACAAGATTCCTTGTTCAAGGTCGTTACCCAAACCCAGGAGCTGAGCGGGCCTCCCCGATACTTAACGACGGATTGGGAAGCCGCTCGGGAATCCGTTCGGAAGCTCGCAGAGGTAAAGCCAGCTGTAGCGATTACAGGGCATGGTCTCCCCTTGTCCGGCGAAATGCTCTCGCCTGGCTTGGATAAACTGGTTCGTGATTTTGACCGAGTCGCTGTTCCCGATTATGGGCGCTATGTAAAAGTACCTGATGTGTGA